In uncultured Fusobacterium sp., the genomic stretch TGCATGGAAAGAGACTTGAACTCTCACTGGAAACTACCAATAAGGACCTCAACCTTACGCGTCTACCGTTCCGCCATCCATGCACAGTAATGAAAGTATAACATACTGATTTTATTTTGTAAAGAAGCTAATACCAAATATCTATGACATTTTCCCTTCTTTTATTTTTTTTAAAAATTTTATCATATCCTCTTAAAATTAATCCAAAAATAAATAGAGGGAAAAGGAATATTTTAACAGCTAAATTTATAACATTATTAACTTTTTTATCTTTTTTAATATATATTTTTTTCATGATTACCCCCTAATTATAAAAAATAGGGTACTGAAATCCAGTACCCTAAGCTCTTTAGTGTTTAAACTATGCAACAGTTACGTTAGAAGCAACTGGACCTTTGTTTCCTTCAGTAACTTCGAAAGTAACAGCTTGTCCTTCTTCTAGAGATCTGAATCCTTTTGCATTGATGTTAGAGTAGTGAACGAAATAATCGTTTCCATCTTCTCCAGAAATGAATCCGAATCCTTTGTCTTTGTTAAACCATTTTACAGTTCCTTTTAGCATATTTAATGCACCTCCAAAAATTTTAGAACTAAAACCATTAAGAACAAAACAAACCCTAAAATTTTTGAAAAGTGTTAAAAACTTAGTGTTTAATTTATATCAAGGTTTTACTACATGCTTATTCTACCACTATTTACTAATTAATACAAGGAAATTTTAATTAATTATCTATATTTTTTATTTAAAGCTTTAATAATAGCAAAACTTTCTAAATCCATAGTATCATTTAAATTGTCTGGATTAAAATGTGCTTTAAAATTATAAACTACCCTTTTACTTTCTTCATCCCATTCATCTATATTGTTAATTTTATAACCATATTTTCTAAGCTCAGCTTTTATTTCTGGAATAGGAGTAGCTTCAAATAACTCTTTATTCATAAATTTAACTTTGTCACTTTCATTATACCAAGCTCCAATTCCATACTCCTTATATAATCTTTTCCAAGGAAATTTTGGACCTGGATCAATTTTTCTAGTAGGAGCTACATCTGAATGGCCTAAAATAAATCTAGGATTAATATTGTATTGAATTGCAAGTTTTTTTACTAATGTTG encodes the following:
- a CDS encoding cold-shock protein; amino-acid sequence: MLKGTVKWFNKDKGFGFISGEDGNDYFVHYSNINAKGFRSLEEGQAVTFEVTEGNKGPVASNVTVA